The DNA sequence TGTGGTGACATACTAGGAAGAATAAGGGAGGGCTGGGACCTTTAGAAAACTGGATGCCAGGAATGAACCCATCCTTGGAGTTCATTTACCCTGAAGCCCTCTAGGATTAAACATAGTGGACTGCTTGGACCCTCCAGTGCTACAGTTCCATCATCCTGTGAGTTAAGTCTCCCAAAACATGGGATGTCCCTGAGTGTTCCCCCAATTGCCTCAAAGTATTCATGTCTCTCAAGACAGCAGGAAGACCAATGGAGAACAGCATTGCATATCCAGAGGGCACTTTCCAATGTCTTCTCTAATTCTGAGCAGACCCTGATCTGGGAGTTCTACGAGGCGAGTCTGCCTTTGCTCTCTGGCAAGCGCCCCCTCCCCAAAACTGGTACCTGTCCCTTTGATGGAGCAGGactaggtgggggtgggggtaagggtaGGAGCTAGGGCAAAGCTAGGCCACCCGTGGCACACTAAATCTGGCGTTGACTCTTAGCCCTTCACACTCATGGATAAGGACAGAGACAGCGTCATTGACAAAGAGAACCTGTAGGACACTTCATCACTTCCCTGAGTAGGTGTGACTTCCTCCTCAGGTAGAGCAAGGGCATTGCATCTAAATGCTGATATACCCTCTTATTTGGGAGGTGCTATGACCAATTCTGGGTTTGTTTAGTTTTCCCTTAGCTTTTCCAAAGTACTTTATTCTCATGGTCTTAGGGTACCTATTCAAGGCCCTGGTTTGTTTAGAGCTGGCAGAGGATGTCCAGGATGGTTAGAAAAATCTGGGATGGGTTTGAGGCAGGAACTGGGGAGGCAACCCAGTGGATTACACAGCCGGCCCTATTCCCCTCTCTGACACCTCCATCCTACCCCTAGACTCACCTTGTGGGCTTAGAAGAGGGTATGTATGGGTAGGCCAATTCATTATCTCAGAAAGAGATGCCAGCTCTTCTCCCACCCTCTCTGAGCCAGAGACTTCTCTCTCAAAGTTGCCTACCATGAGACACCCCTGAGGTGGAATCAGAGGGTGGTGCAAGGACTTTTGGTCCTATCTTAAAAGCTGGGAAAGACAGTTACTTTTCATCTGGGATAGTGGTTCCCTAGTGCCTACCTTCTCTATATTTGAGAACAGAAAACAGTTCTCAaatttctcctcttctccacagCAGATGATGTCCTTAGATTTGAAGTGACCTGAACAAATGCAACCTATGTTCCCCACACTCGGGCCAAGGGCTCCGTCTCATGCTTCTCCTTTGTCTGCATGTGCTCAGCACTGCACTCAGAAATCTGTCCCAGGTCAGAGCTCACTGTTCATCCCTCCAAACATGGTAGATACATGGTAGATGTAGGCTGTCCTGTAGGGTCACCTGTCAGTGTCAAGGACAGAGGGAGCTGGGGATGACAATGTGGGCCCACTGAACACCCTACTCCTGCCCATGCTTGCAACAGGCAACACTAACATCAAGGACAACAAGGTGGATGCCATTCTCAAGGAGTCCTCAGGGCCTATCAACTTCACCATGTTCCTGAATATGTCTGGAGGGATGAACAGTGAGCTCTGACCTGGGACAGCCCTCACTCAGCTCAGCCTCCTGCTAATGTTTAGTTTCTAGTTCTTAAAACTCcatatatcaaaaaaaaataataataataagttgggcagtggtggcacacgcctttaatcccagcacttgggaggcagaggcaggcagatttctgagtttgaggccagcctggtctacaaagtgagtttcaggacagccagagctatacagagaaaccctgtctcgaaaaaccaccaccaccaccaacaacaacataataataatataataatgtttcTACATATTTTACATAGGCACCTAGGATAGCTTAGACCCCTCCCCCGCAGAGCCTGTGGCCATTAATGTGGCACAGGCCTTGGAAATGCAGCACCCTCGGCAGAGCAAAGACTCCTGGTGCCTTGGCTAGGAGAAGGAGTAGCTATGTCATTTCCAGGCTACCTAGTCTCACTCTGCAGTTGTCCAGTCCCCTGGGATGGTAGCCCTCAGCCTGTTTTTGTCCAAAGACTCCACTAGACGTCTGAGCTGTCCTGGGGGACATCTCTTGAGACACCTCTCTCAGTAGTTCTCAGGCTTATGAGTCCCAACACATTTCCCATCTATCTAGCTATACGTAGCCTCTGTCACTCTCAAAGACCTGACCCCCAAATGGAAGCCAGGGCTACCCATGGGTATCTGAGAATCTAAGGTTTCCTCATAGAATCAACAACAAGGGTTCTTGGGATCCTGAAACAGGAAAGATTCCCCAGAAGGTAGAGCAAGACTAAGCACTTGAAGCTCTAGGACAAGGCAGAACTCTAAAAGCCTCTTTGTGGGCAGGCACAACTAATATCTTCAAGATGCTCAACCTTGATGGCAATGGAAGCATCCACAAGGAATAGTGAGTTCTGGTTTGGGGTCTGCGGAACACCTACCCTGAGAAGAGACATAGTACCTGGGCCCCAaggccacctcaccagcccctcttgAGCTCTAACTCCAGGGCATTAAATAGTCACCCTAAGACCCTGAGAGCAGAGTCATTTGGCCGTTCTTGCCATTTGGGCCTTCATTACCCAGGATGCCATTGTCTATCCATCTATTGCTGTCTTAAACTCCTTTCATAGATGCATTACTTACACACAAACAGCACTAGGAATAAGAAACATTCTGGCATCCCAGCATTTGACTCTTACCCCATCAGGTATCTGCCATGAGTCATGATGGGCTCCAGGAACCATTAGGCACTTGGCCCTTGGTAGCAGGTGGGTAGGATATACATTCTAAAAGCCCAAGCATGCCGGTAGTGGTGGCGCGTGCAgctaggatttgctgaaggaggcagaggcaggaggatcacgagttcaagggcaacctgggctacacattgtaaccaaaccaaaccaaaccaaaccaaaaaaccaaaccaaccaaccaaaaaaagctgggtgtggcagcgcacgcctttaatcccagcactcgggaagcagaggcaggcagatttctgagttcgaggccagcctggtctacaaagtgagttccaggagaaaccctgtctcaaaaaacaaaaaaaaaaaaaaaaaaaagcccaagcaTATCAGAGGGCAGCTAGAAGCAACATTCCTCCAAAAGTATAGATCACCACCTTGCTGCTGGCCAGCTCAGTAATAGAGGCAGTAGACAAAGAGGCAGACTTAAGTCAGGCCTCCCATGAGAGGAGCCACAAGTAGgaactttctgctcttcctcAGAGCAGCCTAATTAATTGGTCACTTTTCCATTCTCAGCATCAAAGGTCTACTGATGTTTCAAGCCAACAGGATGACTGCAAATGAGACCtgcccaacccccaaccccactcctaTGGCTTTACAAGCCCAAGTATATCACAGGGCAGCTAGAGGCAACTTTCCCCCAAAAGGATGGATCACCACCCTGCTGCTGGCTAGCTCAATAATAGAGGCAGCAGACTATGAGGCAGGAATAAGGTCTAGGTTTCCAGCATGTCTGTACCATTTATTTGCCACTCCCACCATCACATTACTCCCAGTATCCtacccctttcttccctccattcccctctcccttcaccttcccttctcccacccctctCTGCCCCACTTCCTTCAATCCCTTTTCTGACCTAACCTTGCATAcattcccagcccctccccttgCCTTGCCCTTGGCCATCTGACCCTCTTCATCCCTGAACAGGTCAAACAAGACTCGGGAACCCACTGAATGAAGTTCAGTGCCTGTAAGTTACCGTGTCTGGGCTGCTGGAACCCAGGAAccttgtctctcctcctcctccctccaccaaCGTGAGTTCCCCATCTATACCCCACCTATCTTGGGCTCACTCTCAGGCGAATCAGATGCTAGAGTTTTCCCTCATCGATGTGGCTGACAACCTAGACTACAAAGTGTTGAGCTATATCCTTACCCATGTGGAGGAGGAAGTATGAGATGCTCCACCATTCAGGCTGCAACCTGCAGCTAGCTCAATAAAGTTGGACACAAACTTTCCCATGAGTGTTCATTGCAGAGAATATGTTCCCTACTCTCCTCAGACCAGCTCACCGCCCTCTGTGCTATTTTACAATCAAGCTCAGTACCTGGTCATACAGTGGAGACAAGTTCTTCCTACACCTGTCTACCTCAGACTGGTCAGGCCATAGCCTTTGGAACTCTCCCAGTCTTATGCCAGGAACCCCTAActcactccctctgcctctgcacagGCCCGCTTGCAGTAGCCACACGTATGGCTTGACCAGGGTCCACCCTAACTGACCACTATCCATACAATACCAGTTATTTCCAATTCCATCATCGTCTTCCTGAGGACCAAAAGGCCATCCTGTCATACCCTGGGTCTTCTAATGACTTTGTCTCTGTCAGAGCTTTTAGCATGGCTTGCACAATCAAAGAAACCCTAGCAAGCCTATGCTTTACTAGATGTCTCTGGTCATAGTCTCTGCCCATTCTGAATGTCctgtggagacagaagcagggccAGGAGCTTCCTTCAAGGCCTCATCTGGAGGAGTCAAGCCAGGAGTCTCAAGTGGTGGCACTTGGGTGGGACTAACAGTCCTTGGATCCCTGGCACACATCGTGGGTGAAGAGGATCTGCCAGACTCAGCCTCCAGGCGCCGGTATGGGGTGTTGAAGAAGATCACCAAGACACAGGTGAAAAGGGTACATAGGCcggccagcagcagcagggacacTAGGGGACACAAGCACAGAACTGACCCTCAACTGTCCAGGCAGTCAGAGCCCCCAGTTCCCACCATAGCAAAGCCTTGGTAGACCTGACCTAGCTGACCCCAGTGATGGAGACCACAGAGAGGTATGGAAACAGTACTGGTCTAAATCCTCAACAGCTCTCAGGATGTTCCCAGACCCAGACTCCAACAGCAAGGAATCATGAGTTACGGTACATGGGTGTATCACTACTGCTCTATGCACTGttgtctccacctctctctgtctctgtctgcctgtctgcctgtctgcctgcctgcctgcctgcctgcctgcctgcctgcctgcctgcctgcctgcctgcctgcctgcctgctggtcGCTCTCTcaatcttcttgtttctttgtatgtCTGTCTCTATCCCTGTCTATCTCTAATCCACTCCCACTGCTCCTTTTGTCTGTCCAGGTAGACTTTCTCTTCCCCTATCTGTCTTTCTATGTATATTTCTGTActtctctgtttttctatttctgtccttgtctctttttctctctaagATATCTACCCCTTTCTGTCTAAGATCTAAGTCTATTTTCCTCAATTTTGAAACACCTCGCATGACGCTGGATTTGTGTCAGAGTCTTTGGGTTGCACCCACAAGCAGGGCCCAGGCATCTGACCACACCATTTCACACACCAACTGGTGCTGCCCTGGGGGATTAAAGAACAACCAGAATCAAGATCCTCAACTGGGCCAGGCCTCCTAATAACCTTATCTTCCTGGTCTTGTCTTAGCTCTCTAGGGCCAAAGCCTAGGCACAGACACTCACCTGTCCAGTCCAGAGGGTCCTCACCCTGCTGGCAGGTAGAAAAGGATGGACCCGTTCGCCGCACGGTCAGTGCCGTCAACAGCAGCATGATGAGCATACCCTCGGCCTGCCTGGATACACAGGACCCTCAGCCTGGGCACAGGAACTCTCTGTCCACCACATTTAATGCCATTGTGGGCAGGGAAACATCTGTGCCAACCACTACAACACCTGTTACTCCTGGGACAGTACACTGTTCCCATCCACATCCGCCTTGCAGCTGGCCCAAACTTGCACACAGCAAGTACATGCTTATCCCTGGCCAGAGAAAGCAGATCCCTAGCTTTGTGGATCAGGAGCCTGGGGCATGTGGCCCAGGCATGGTAAGGGAGGGAGTTCATGCCTTAGAGGGGAGGTTAGTGTAAAAGGATACTCACCCCAGGACAAAGATCAAGCCAGCAGAGGCACCCTCACCCACAGGAAATGAGCATTCAACAGCAAGCTCCATGACCACAGGTGCCACTGAGAAGCCAAAGAGCCCAAAGAGGGAGCAGATGGCAGCCAGTGCAAGGGTCTGTCCCTGCAGCTGGGATACCTGGTACCCGCAAAGGGTAGAGAAGAATGAAACAGGGATGGCAGTTAGACATGCTACCCCCaacctcccccccgccccccacgtCCATGAGCTCCTAGACTGGGTGACATGGATGTGACAGTGAAGCCAGTTCTACCCAGGGATACCCTCAGGCAGAGAACAGGCAAGCCACCACCGTACTTGCTGCCCCCTACCCTCCCTACCCTCCTGCCTGCCATAATAGCCCTCCATCCTGGGTAGGTAGTCTTTGTTCCTAATAGTCTCACCAGAGCAAAGGCCACAGAGGTCATGGAAGTCAGACAGAGGCCTATCTTGGTGGCTTCGGTGAAGTGCTTGGTCCGATCCACATACAGGCCTAGAAGCAGTGCCCCCAAAATTCCAAACACGATGAAGAGAGCCCCACAGAGGCCTGAGAACTCCTGGAAGTGTAGAGGGAAAGCTGAGAGCCACCAGGAGGCAGGGAACCTCCAGAGCGCCTTAGGTCAAGCTGCCTCCTCCTAAGATGGATTTTCTGCAATGTGCACACCACTAAAGGGAAAGGGTATCACCACAGACAACAGACCCTGGGTtcatgcctatatatatatatatacatacacagccATGACTGTCACCTCCATGTGAGGACACTGATCTAATCTCTATCGGgtggcaggtggtggtggtgaatgctGAATGCTCAGAAACAGCAGGTAACCCTGGCAGAGGCAGAGCCCACTCTTTAGGCAGGGCTACTACTTACATTAGAATAGCCACTGGCACAAAGGATCTGTTCCAGGAGGGCTGAGAAGCTAGAGAAGACACCAATGCCACCACCGAAGCATACGGCCAGGATGACGTAGGCCTTATTCTGTATGAGCTAGAGGGAAAAACAGCCCCTAACTTAGAAGCTCTAGCAGGCTTCTGACCACAGCTTCCCCGCCCCAGAATCCACATCACCCACCAGTTTGAGCCCGTGGAGGAAACTCTCTGAAGTAGAGTTGGCAGCCCCTGTGGATGGTGGGGTAGGAGGCACACTCTCCCAGAGGCAGACAGTGGCCAACAGACAGGCAAGGGCAGCAGGAACAATGTAGATGCCAAGCTGGGGAGAAGTTCTGAGTATCACAAAGAAGTCACACTGAAATGTGCCCCCATATGTCTCAGTCTGCTTTGCCCACCTTACTAGCCACCCCCTGCCTTTAAACTACAATGAGTCAGCAAACCTAAACTCTTAGGTTGGGGCAGGGGCTGTATCGCTCCATCCCCAGCTGTTCTTCACAGTTTCATGTAGAACCTAGCTTTCAGAATACCACTCAAGGATGACTCCCTCCTTGATGACTCCAGCCCAACTTCCCAAGGCTCCAAACTTATCCCCACATATGGAGATGATGCTAATACACCCAGGTATGTACAACAAATATAAGTATATACCATGCACAGGAACAACGACCTTATACACTGTGTAcacaagtatatgtatatgtgctcaagctcacacagcacacatgtcACATGCAAGATAATCAAGAGACCCTCACCATCATAGGGATGTCTTCTGCTTTCTTGACTAGGGCAGGAGACAGCACATTTGCAATAAGGAGGCCCAGAGGATTTGCTGGATAGAAAAACAGTTATATCAGATCAGCTGTGGCAAGCCTCACCCCAGTCCTTGGGGGTGAATCCTTCCTGGCTCAAGCACTTTGGCCTTGGGGAGCAGATTACAGACATCCAGCAGGGCCTATGAGCTGAGCTCAGGTTGTATAGGTCCCATCCCTGGACTCACACATGGTGCTGATCATGTTAGCTGTGGCCCGCTGGTGCTCTGGAAACCACAAGGCAGCCAGCTTGGCTGGAGAAGAGACGACCAGGGTCTGGGCCAGGGCACAGAGGCTCTGGCCACTCATGAAGAAGGCAAAGGGGCTGGGAATCCTGACAGGCAAGCACGGCACAGCACGTAGCACACTCCCAGAAAAGTTCAACCATGCACCCAGGATAGTCTGCAGGAATGGACAGTCAGAGACTATATGCTAGCCTAGAGACATCCAATCTCCAGATGCCTGTCCCAAGCTTGTAGGGATACCCCAATGTCCTGTCCCAAGCTTGTAGGGATATCCCAATACCTACCTACTCCCCCAAGCTGCTTTGCTGGGGAGCCCAGCAGGTGGGGCTGGTGGAGTCTAATCTGAAGGGCTCAGGGTTTTGCATTCAAACTCAGGgtccccagcccacccaccccAGGCAGGAATGGGAATGAAGTCTGACTTACCGCTCCACGGAGGCCAACAGAGTCCAGAACCCAGATGGCAGCCATGCCAAATGGGATGGATAACACAAAGTATATTAGTGACAGCCAGTTGACCTGATCCATGGACAGGAAGAAGTGCTGTGCTATGGTGTCTGCTACAGGTGCAAAGCTGAGCCAAAGCTATGGAATACACATAAGTTACCTACAGGCCACAGATATCACCTAGCTAGCTCTGCTCTGGCTGAAGCCTATAATCCCCATTTGGCTAGCTCAGGATGGGAGCAGGGATGTATGGGTGTGGCTGTTAAGGCTATAGGGACACAGCCTGATAGAATATTCGGGTCACCCTGCTAGAGAACCACATTTACCCTATTACAAACCAggaaagcagacaggcatggaCTACAGCCTAACCAGCAGTGGACCATGAACCAGCCTGGAGCCAGATACAGAGGCCAAAAACCTGTCCAGGGACTGTAGGGCCATGAACCTAATTAGGACTGACTTGATTCTCTGAGGAAGCTGAAGTCAATCAATGGGGTTAGTGTCCACTGCCTGGGAGGCACTGTGTTAAAGgtgacagaaagaggagagagagcaccTGGGACATGGCTGTGAGTAATGAGACAGAAAAGCCAGAATCTCAGTGGGTGGGACATCCTGGACACTGAGTAAGTCATAACACTTAAGGACACACTACTGGAGCACacagagtaagagagggagaaatgggaaTCAGGGCAGATGGTAGCCATGGTTCCGAATTTTATGGTTGAGCAATGTGCTGAGACAAGATGGATAAGGAACACATTTTGGGGAGAGACCATGAGGTCTGGTGTGTGGTAGCGACTCCATGGCAGGCATCTAGATGGATAATGAAGACTTTGGGGCTTGGGACATACATGAGGACCAAGGAGGAGGGCAGACAGAGCCAAGGACAGAAGAGTTCAGAGCCTGGGACTTCTTTAGAGATGGGAGAGAATTGATGGCATCTCACTTTGCACACACTCTCCCATGTTAGGCATTGCAAAATAGAGGGACTCTGAAGCCCAGCAAGCAGAAGAGTGCAGAGTggaggaaggtttttttttttttttttttttctttttctggaagaaGTATgggaagctgggtggagagaaGGAGTCATCAAGCTTAGACCAGTAGAGAGAATAGACATACGGCCCCACAAGGGTGTGCCCCAGATCAAAGTTCCTGATGAACCCTACTGAACATGACAGAGGGTCACACCCTCCAGAGCTGAACAGAGTGCCAGGCTTCCCCACCACAAAGCCTCGGGAAACACCAGGTTGTGCAACAGCAGCATTTCCTTCAACACAAGAAACAGACCTTAGAGAGCAGCTGAATCAGGCCTCGCTGCCTCCTGCCTGGCTTTGTAGTCAGACAGGGGACCAGGTATGCTTACAAAACATGCTG is a window from the Mus caroli chromosome 5, CAROLI_EIJ_v1.1, whole genome shotgun sequence genome containing:
- the Slc49a3 gene encoding solute carrier family 49 member A3 isoform X1, whose protein sequence is MAGTMDRLEDCNSPETSGTAGDAMPSPRVYARRWVFLLVVSLLSCSNAMLWLSFAPVADTIAQHFFLSMDQVNWLSLIYFVLSIPFGMAAIWVLDSVGLRGATILGAWLNFSGSVLRAVPCLPVRIPSPFAFFMSGQSLCALAQTLVVSSPAKLAALWFPEHQRATANMISTMSNPLGLLIANVLSPALVKKAEDIPMMLGIYIVPAALACLLATVCLWESVPPTPPSTGAANSTSESFLHGLKLLIQNKAYVILAVCFGGGIGVFSSFSALLEQILCASGYSNEFSGLCGALFIVFGILGALLLGLYVDRTKHFTEATKIGLCLTSMTSVAFALVSQLQGQTLALAAICSLFGLFGFSVAPVVMELAVECSFPVGEGASAGLIFVLGQAEGMLIMLLLTALTVRRTGPSFSTCQQGEDPLDWTVSLLLLAGLCTLFTCVLVIFFNTPYRRLEAESGRSSSPTMCARDPRTVSPTQVPPLETPGLTPPDEALKEAPGPASVSTGHSEWAETMTRDI
- the Slc49a3 gene encoding solute carrier family 49 member A3 isoform X2; this encodes MMLGIYIVPAALACLLATVCLWESVPPTPPSTGAANSTSESFLHGLKLLIQNKAYVILAVCFGGGIGVFSSFSALLEQILCASGYSNEFSGLCGALFIVFGILGALLLGLYVDRTKHFTEATKIGLCLTSMTSVAFALVSQLQGQTLALAAICSLFGLFGFSVAPVVMELAVECSFPVGEGASAGLIFVLGQAEGMLIMLLLTALTVRRTGPSFSTCQQGEDPLDWTVSLLLLAGLCTLFTCVLVIFFNTPYRRLEAESGRSSSPTMCARDPRTVSPTQVPPLETPGLTPPDEALKEAPGPASVSTGHSEWAETMTRDI